Proteins encoded within one genomic window of Micromonospora halotolerans:
- a CDS encoding right-handed parallel beta-helix repeat-containing protein, protein MTDLFVAAGGPVGDGTRARPFHDPWLALRQAAPGDRIHIAAGTYTGRGERSSWVVDTPELTVLGGYSPDFARRTPWQTPTVFAAKAGLRVPNEPNMLQGIGGHDGLVLDGLFFDGAGRDDYDEQGGLQRASYGDGPLVSLRGERITVRDCGFANGSSGAVELGGDSAVFENNIVVNCVGLSLLTVRDGAPEAPAAVSRNTFAFAHDDSDPPRGSGADRAVGIRVNGAAAIADNVFVGCGNAAIACLRDVGQIAVDRNLFFATPRDIVRSRVSGAEAELTEEYAAELEDVGLRSAAGNTVGDPQLTGLPAAWLDVYTVDTAATYERPPTAALNALRKSVGLGELPSTSDCVVQRPVMRRLAPAEVLALAVGAAPGAHPADLAAPEPFTELPAGPAYQAVDWARLYEADPALAGTPVQVRAGVGFDQNTQILPELAETHIGVAVYEPGTDNTPWWALAPRYGLVHHQTEEAVRYSRGLDVESTYLLRGTYRLTPPGGRQSATIVLDSLAPVLDITAPEPPRPAGRDWFVRAGSSGGDGSREAPFRDPFQALEKAAEGDRILVAAGEYTGRLRSGTWRIPVRNLTLLGGWDAEFAARDPWRHPVRFVLTPETKAKGIFGDPVLTGEDSGEGLILDGFMFDGATYNAYADSGALNTDHSQSAALLDLRGGSGGITVRNCVFANAAYCAVQLSAAYGTFENNVVVNTSGTAVRIQAPGAGPWTVRGNTVLFAADPTGRASTGQSTTGCLLDISGRGVMRVEANVLAFADSIAVRATVPDQNLLLDGNVLAANLYADLHDGRHVLVDAENRDRVFRDAPFGAQAGTRFELPAVPVDAAYAHQAVGRLSALAAAMPKDGLNAAAAALGVSITAPKTEAPVEAAPPEPKKEPSVADLLADLGRAREAFEAKDASPPATDTPLYCPVYPVEAALRLALDAPPGEPGAHAAVISH, encoded by the coding sequence ATGACCGACCTCTTCGTCGCGGCGGGCGGCCCGGTCGGCGACGGCACCCGGGCCCGGCCGTTCCACGACCCGTGGCTCGCCCTGCGGCAGGCTGCGCCCGGCGACCGCATCCACATCGCAGCGGGCACCTATACCGGGCGCGGCGAGCGCTCCTCGTGGGTCGTCGACACCCCCGAGCTGACCGTGCTCGGCGGATATAGCCCCGACTTCGCCCGCCGTACCCCCTGGCAGACACCGACGGTCTTCGCGGCAAAGGCCGGCCTGCGCGTCCCGAACGAGCCGAACATGCTCCAGGGCATCGGCGGCCACGACGGCCTCGTCCTGGACGGGCTGTTCTTCGACGGGGCCGGGCGCGACGACTACGACGAGCAGGGCGGCCTGCAGCGCGCCTCCTACGGGGACGGCCCGCTGGTGAGCCTGCGCGGCGAGCGCATCACCGTCCGCGACTGCGGCTTCGCCAACGGCAGCTCCGGCGCCGTCGAGCTTGGCGGCGACTCCGCGGTCTTCGAGAACAACATCGTCGTCAACTGCGTCGGCCTCAGCCTGCTCACCGTCCGCGACGGCGCCCCCGAGGCCCCGGCCGCGGTCAGCCGCAACACCTTCGCCTTCGCCCACGACGACTCCGACCCGCCGCGCGGCTCCGGCGCCGACCGGGCCGTCGGCATACGGGTCAACGGCGCTGCCGCGATCGCCGACAACGTGTTCGTCGGCTGCGGCAACGCGGCCATCGCCTGCCTGCGCGACGTCGGGCAGATCGCCGTCGACCGCAACCTGTTCTTCGCCACACCGCGCGACATCGTGCGCAGCCGGGTGTCGGGCGCGGAGGCCGAGCTCACCGAGGAGTACGCCGCGGAGCTCGAAGACGTCGGCCTGCGCTCGGCGGCCGGCAACACCGTCGGCGACCCGCAGCTGACCGGGCTCCCGGCGGCGTGGCTCGACGTGTACACGGTGGACACCGCCGCCACGTACGAGCGCCCGCCGACCGCCGCCCTCAACGCGCTGCGGAAATCGGTCGGCCTCGGCGAGCTGCCGTCCACATCGGATTGTGTTGTTCAGCGGCCCGTCATGCGCCGGCTCGCCCCGGCCGAGGTGCTCGCCCTCGCGGTCGGCGCGGCGCCGGGCGCGCACCCCGCCGACCTGGCCGCGCCGGAGCCGTTCACCGAGCTCCCGGCCGGTCCGGCGTACCAGGCCGTCGACTGGGCGCGGCTCTACGAGGCCGACCCGGCGCTCGCCGGAACCCCGGTGCAGGTGCGGGCCGGGGTCGGCTTCGACCAGAACACGCAGATCCTCCCCGAGCTCGCGGAGACGCACATCGGCGTCGCCGTCTACGAGCCCGGCACCGACAACACCCCGTGGTGGGCGCTCGCCCCGCGCTACGGCCTCGTCCACCACCAGACTGAGGAGGCCGTACGGTATTCGCGCGGCCTCGACGTCGAGTCCACGTACCTGCTCCGCGGCACGTACCGCCTCACGCCGCCCGGCGGGCGTCAGAGCGCCACCATCGTCCTCGACTCCCTCGCGCCCGTGCTCGACATCACGGCCCCCGAGCCGCCCCGGCCGGCCGGGCGCGACTGGTTCGTGCGGGCCGGATCCTCCGGCGGGGACGGCAGCCGCGAGGCGCCGTTCCGCGACCCGTTCCAGGCCCTCGAAAAGGCCGCCGAGGGCGACCGCATCCTCGTCGCCGCGGGTGAGTACACGGGCCGCCTGCGGTCGGGCACGTGGCGCATCCCCGTACGCAACCTGACGCTGCTAGGCGGGTGGGACGCCGAGTTCGCCGCGCGCGACCCCTGGCGCCACCCCGTGCGCTTCGTGCTCACCCCGGAGACCAAGGCGAAGGGCATCTTCGGCGACCCGGTGCTCACCGGCGAGGACTCAGGGGAGGGCCTCATCCTCGACGGGTTCATGTTCGACGGGGCGACCTACAATGCGTACGCCGACAGCGGCGCCCTCAACACGGACCATTCCCAATCGGCGGCGCTGCTCGACCTGCGCGGCGGCAGCGGCGGCATCACCGTGCGCAACTGCGTCTTCGCCAACGCGGCGTACTGCGCCGTGCAGCTCAGCGCGGCGTACGGGACGTTCGAGAACAACGTGGTCGTCAATACGAGCGGCACCGCCGTCCGTATCCAGGCACCCGGCGCGGGCCCCTGGACCGTCCGCGGCAACACGGTCCTGTTCGCCGCCGACCCCACCGGCCGGGCCTCGACCGGGCAGTCCACGACCGGCTGCCTGCTGGACATCTCCGGCCGGGGCGTCATGCGGGTCGAGGCCAACGTGCTCGCCTTCGCCGACAGCATCGCCGTCCGCGCGACCGTGCCCGACCAGAACCTGCTGCTCGACGGGAACGTGCTCGCCGCCAACCTGTACGCCGACCTCCACGACGGCCGCCACGTGCTCGTCGACGCCGAGAACCGCGACCGGGTGTTCCGCGACGCCCCGTTCGGCGCTCAGGCCGGCACCCGGTTCGAGCTGCCGGCGGTGCCGGTCGACGCCGCGTACGCCCACCAGGCCGTCGGCCGCCTCTCGGCGCTGGCCGCCGCGATGCCGAAGGACGGGCTCAACGCCGCCGCGGCGGCGCTCGGCGTCTCGATCACAGCGCCGAAGACGGAGGCACCCGTCGAGGCGGCGCCCCCGGAGCCGAAGAAGGAGCCGTCGGTCGCCGACCTGCTCGCGGACCTCGGCCGGGCCCGCGAGGCGTTCGAGGCGAAGGACGCGTCCCCGCCGGCCACAGACACTCCGCTGTACTGCCCGGTCTACCCGGTCGAGGCGGCGCTGAGGCTGGCCCTCGACGCCCCGCCAGGCGAGCCCGGCGCCCACGCCGCCGTGATCAGCCACTAG